The nucleotide sequence TATACCTCAAAATGTAACGATGAATATCTTAGGCAAGGTTTTAATAAACTCAGTGGTTGGACGCCCGGGAGGAGGCAACTTTGACCAGAATATTTCAGCAGGATATGCCGAGATAATATTGGACGGCACAATTGAGGTCGGTGCATATGGAATGCTTGACTGCTGCGGATACATTTCAGGAAATGGACAAGTAAATGCAAACGCGTCGTCTACAGTCTATGATTTATATGTTGTTAAGAGCTGGAGAGGCGGAAGCCAGGCGGCAACTATTACTCTTGACGAAGGAATATATCCTATGAACGAATATGAATGCAGAAATATTCAAGTGCCTGTTAAAATTGATTCGCGTGCTACATATGCAGGAACCGTAAAAATGTATGCGGGCGGAGGATATAATCGAACAAGATTTCCGCAGTTTGATAAAAATAATGGTTTAGTTAGAATAAATGACGGCGGTTATGCTATAAAAACTCTTGATAAAGAGTCGGGACGTTCTACAATCGATATTTATGGCGGTGCTGAGGCAAGTCATAGCTCTCTTAATATTGTAGGCACTGACCTAAGCACAAAAGATTATTTATATCCAATTAACGGGATAATGACTTTTAATCTTCATAACGGAAATTATGTGATTAATGATGATTTTAAATTTTTGACTGGTTCTGAGTTAAATCTTTTAGAATCTTCTACATTAACAATAAACGGAGGATATAGGGAGGAAACTCCAACAACTACGGGTAAACGCGGCACAGTTGTATTTTATGACGAATTCCATGATGTTAAAAATCTTGTAAATACTGAATATCCTGAACGACCGGCAGCTAAATTTGAACTATATGCCGGAGCAGCTGTAACGGTTGACAGTGGTTGTGATTTTTCGGCTGACATAACCGGAAGTCCTGAATGTTCGGCGGCGTCACCGGCCAAAGTAGTGATATCTGATGGGGCGGTTCTTGATGTCACAACTAAAGAGGCAAATGGATACAGACCAAGTGCAACATCAGGGCCGGATTCAGTTAAATTGAATTTTGATACTGAATTTATATTTGCTGACTCAACAAAACATTTGGGGACAAAAGCCGGTGAATATTTGTATTCCGGAACAGTTTGGAGCGGAGGCGATATAGTTCAGACGGGCAGTGACGGACAGTTGACAGGAATGGTAACACTTGACGGAAACAAATCAAATGAGGGAGTTAGTGTTACGCTTTCGAATTCAGAAAATAATTATACAGCGGTTACAGATGCTGACGGTAGATATAAATTTAGTAATATTGAATATGGTTCTTATATTTTAAATATTCAAAAATTAAACTTTTTAAATTATAGAAAATCAGCAATTGTAATATCAAATTCTGATATTGTAAATATATCTGAGGTGGTTTTAAACGGCGGAGATTTAAATAGTGATGGAAAGGTTACTTCGTCTGATCTTTCA is from Monoglobus pectinilyticus and encodes:
- a CDS encoding beta-sandwich domain-containing protein, with translation MSKLRFSILFLSIFFSFSFCTFSFAETEFNEANEHNVYFSDPDFSGAMLSSADSNDITIEIAGSDELNRSTLDLPEVVLAQTKADTIAQRNGTGYNTLEEALDGAVSGDTVVLLKDYELTRDITVPSGVFLLLSCMDGDTGYDTETGFCPDGTDVAGKESKYCTLTIPQNVTMNILGKVLINSVVGRPGGGNFDQNISAGYAEIILDGTIEVGAYGMLDCCGYISGNGQVNANASSTVYDLYVVKSWRGGSQAATITLDEGIYPMNEYECRNIQVPVKIDSRATYAGTVKMYAGGGYNRTRFPQFDKNNGLVRINDGGYAIKTLDKESGRSTIDIYGGAEASHSSLNIVGTDLSTKDYLYPINGIMTFNLHNGNYVINDDFKFLTGSELNLLESSTLTINGGYREETPTTTGKRGTVVFYDEFHDVKNLVNTEYPERPAAKFELYAGAAVTVDSGCDFSADITGSPECSAASPAKVVISDGAVLDVTTKEANGYRPSATSGPDSVKLNFDTEFIFADSTKHLGTKAGEYLYSGTVWSGGDIVQTGSDGQLTGMVTLDGNKSNEGVSVTLSNSENNYTAVTDADGRYKFSNIEYGSYILNIQKLNFLNYRKSAIVISNSDIVNISEVVLNGGDLNSDGKVTSSDLSILLGNYQKSIDIGDINGDGMVTSADLSILLANYQRSAIAE